One Azospirillum brasilense DNA window includes the following coding sequences:
- a CDS encoding cobyrinate a,c-diamide synthase, whose amino-acid sequence MAEAPMSEAAPRGLIVGAPASGTGKTTVTLGLLVALKARGLRVGAVKAGPDYIDPAFHQAATGRPSVNLDNWAMGPDLLDSLARRAGEGTDLLVCEALMGLFDGVAGVGATGTGATSELAARTGWPVILVVNAKGQSQSAAALVKGFATYRDDVRIGGVILNNIASPRHLALAGGAIEALGVPVLGSLPRTPDVILPERHLGLIQAEETADLQERLAALGRFIAQHVDLDRVAALATPSRAPEGSFVPALPPLGQRIAIARDAAFTFVYPHLLEGWRAAGAEVTHFSPLADEAPPDDADAVYLPGGYPELHAGRLAAAGRFRDGMHRFAGLGRSVYGECGGYMALGESLEDAAGTTHPMLGLLGVRTSFAKRKLHLGYRRAVLLGDTPLGRAGTALRGHEFHYASILDRGGDEPLVTATAADDSDLGPLGGRRGSVFASFFHVIAADQ is encoded by the coding sequence ATGGCTGAGGCCCCCATGTCTGAGGCTGCACCGCGCGGGCTGATCGTCGGGGCGCCGGCGTCCGGCACCGGCAAGACCACCGTCACGCTGGGGCTGCTGGTGGCCCTGAAGGCGCGCGGCCTGCGCGTCGGCGCGGTGAAGGCGGGGCCGGACTACATCGACCCGGCCTTCCATCAAGCGGCGACCGGGCGGCCCAGCGTCAACCTCGACAACTGGGCGATGGGGCCGGACCTGCTGGATTCGCTGGCCCGCCGTGCCGGGGAGGGCACCGACCTGCTGGTCTGCGAGGCGCTGATGGGCCTGTTCGACGGGGTGGCCGGCGTCGGGGCGACCGGCACCGGCGCCACCTCCGAACTGGCGGCGCGCACCGGCTGGCCGGTGATTCTGGTGGTCAACGCCAAGGGCCAGTCGCAGTCCGCCGCCGCCCTGGTCAAGGGCTTCGCCACCTACCGCGACGATGTGCGGATCGGCGGGGTGATCCTGAACAACATCGCCAGCCCGCGCCATCTCGCCTTGGCCGGCGGCGCCATCGAGGCGCTGGGCGTCCCCGTCCTCGGTTCGCTGCCCCGCACCCCCGACGTGATCCTGCCCGAACGCCACCTCGGCCTGATCCAGGCGGAGGAGACGGCGGACCTTCAGGAGCGTCTGGCGGCGCTCGGCCGCTTCATCGCGCAGCATGTCGATCTCGACCGGGTGGCGGCACTCGCCACCCCCTCCCGCGCGCCGGAGGGGAGCTTCGTGCCCGCCCTGCCGCCGCTGGGCCAGCGCATCGCCATCGCGCGGGACGCCGCCTTCACCTTCGTCTACCCGCACCTTCTGGAGGGCTGGCGCGCGGCGGGCGCCGAGGTGACGCACTTCTCGCCCCTGGCCGACGAGGCGCCGCCCGACGACGCGGACGCCGTCTATCTGCCCGGCGGCTATCCGGAACTGCACGCCGGACGGCTCGCCGCCGCCGGACGCTTCCGCGACGGCATGCACCGCTTCGCCGGGCTCGGCCGCTCAGTCTATGGCGAGTGCGGCGGCTACATGGCGCTCGGCGAGTCGCTGGAGGACGCGGCGGGCACCACCCACCCGATGCTCGGGCTGCTCGGGGTGCGGACCTCCTTCGCCAAGCGGAAACTGCATCTCGGCTATCGCCGCGCCGTCCTGCTGGGCGACACGCCGCTGGGCCGGGCGGGCACCGCGCTGCGCGGGCACGAGTTCCACTACGCCTCGATCCTCG
- the cobA gene encoding uroporphyrinogen-III C-methyltransferase, with amino-acid sequence MTAEPLPDSLSLPLELADFRPGSVWLAGAGPGDPGLLTLLALQGLRQAEVIVHDALVGERIMALAAPSARLEFAGKRGGKPSAHQDDITNRLIELAREGHRVLRLKGGDPFVFGRGGEEAQALAERGIPFRIIPGITAGLAGPAYAGIPATHRSANQAVILATGHSCAGGPDWKALAATGAPLILYMAWKGLPGIAAALMEGGRSADTPVGVVTDATTERQRVLVTTLGTCVADLEASGMEPPAIIVIGEVVRLRPVLDWLPKEAPHG; translated from the coding sequence ATGACCGCAGAGCCGTTGCCCGACTCCCTTTCTCTTCCTCTGGAACTGGCCGACTTCCGGCCCGGCAGCGTGTGGCTGGCGGGGGCCGGTCCCGGCGATCCCGGCCTGCTGACCCTGCTGGCCCTGCAAGGTCTAAGGCAAGCCGAGGTGATCGTCCACGACGCGCTGGTCGGTGAACGGATCATGGCGCTGGCAGCGCCCTCGGCAAGGCTGGAGTTCGCGGGCAAACGCGGCGGAAAGCCCTCCGCCCACCAGGACGACATCACCAACCGCCTGATCGAGCTGGCGCGCGAGGGGCACCGCGTGCTGCGGCTGAAGGGCGGCGACCCCTTCGTCTTCGGACGCGGCGGCGAGGAGGCGCAGGCGCTGGCCGAGCGGGGCATCCCCTTCCGCATCATCCCCGGCATCACGGCGGGCCTCGCCGGCCCAGCCTACGCCGGCATCCCGGCCACCCACCGCTCGGCCAACCAGGCGGTGATCCTGGCGACCGGCCACAGCTGCGCGGGCGGGCCGGACTGGAAGGCGCTGGCCGCGACGGGCGCGCCGCTGATCCTCTACATGGCCTGGAAGGGTTTGCCCGGCATCGCCGCCGCGCTGATGGAGGGCGGACGGTCCGCCGACACGCCGGTCGGCGTGGTGACCGACGCGACGACCGAGCGGCAGCGCGTGCTGGTCACCACACTCGGCACCTGCGTCGCCGATCTGGAGGCGAGCGGGATGGAGCCCCCGGCCATCATCGTGATCGGCGAGGTGGTGCGGCTGCGCCCCGTGCTCGACTGGCTGCCCAAGGAGGCTCCCCATGGCTGA
- a CDS encoding cobalt-precorrin-5B (C(1))-methyltransferase: MDEHSATENGVDGQGNGNGDGKALRRGWTTGTCATAAARAACGALFSGDFPDPVTVTLPGGQTPAFALAWTDRGDGWAAAGVVKDAGDDPDVTHGALIQARVSRAAPGQGVVFRAGEGVGTVTRPGLPVPVGEPAINPVPRAMIRQAVAEAAALAGEAPDIVVEVSVENGEALARRTMNPRLGILGGLSILGTTGIVVPYSCAAWIASIQRGVDVARAAGLSHVAACTGDTSEKAVVARYGLPEHALLDMGDFAGGTLKYLRRHPIPRLTLCGGFAKFGKLARGLLDLHSKRGSVDLDWLADRMAELGAASDTVAEARTANTAAHVLSIAREAGLPLADRVAALAQRTALDTLDGAPVAVEVLVTDRQGNIVGGSGWSTL; this comes from the coding sequence ATGGACGAGCACTCAGCGACGGAAAACGGTGTGGACGGCCAGGGAAACGGTAATGGCGACGGCAAGGCGCTGCGGCGGGGCTGGACGACAGGCACCTGCGCCACCGCCGCCGCGCGCGCGGCTTGCGGGGCGCTGTTTTCCGGCGACTTCCCCGATCCGGTGACGGTAACCCTGCCCGGCGGCCAGACGCCAGCCTTCGCGCTCGCCTGGACGGACCGCGGCGACGGCTGGGCGGCGGCGGGGGTGGTCAAGGATGCCGGCGACGACCCGGACGTCACCCACGGCGCGCTGATCCAAGCCCGCGTCAGCCGCGCCGCGCCCGGCCAGGGCGTCGTCTTCCGCGCGGGCGAGGGGGTGGGCACGGTGACCCGCCCCGGCCTGCCGGTCCCGGTCGGCGAACCGGCCATCAACCCGGTGCCCCGCGCGATGATCCGCCAAGCGGTCGCGGAGGCCGCGGCGCTGGCCGGCGAGGCCCCCGACATCGTCGTCGAGGTCTCGGTTGAGAATGGGGAGGCACTGGCCCGCCGCACCATGAATCCGCGGCTGGGCATCCTCGGCGGCCTGTCGATCCTGGGGACAACGGGGATCGTCGTGCCCTACTCGTGTGCTGCCTGGATCGCCTCGATCCAGCGCGGCGTCGATGTGGCGCGGGCGGCCGGGCTGAGCCACGTCGCGGCCTGCACCGGCGACACCTCGGAAAAGGCGGTCGTGGCGCGCTACGGCCTGCCCGAGCATGCGCTGCTCGACATGGGCGATTTCGCGGGCGGCACGCTGAAGTACCTGCGCCGCCACCCGATCCCGCGCCTGACCCTGTGCGGCGGCTTCGCCAAGTTCGGAAAGCTGGCGCGCGGCCTGCTCGACCTGCATTCCAAGCGCGGCAGCGTCGATCTCGACTGGCTGGCCGACCGCATGGCCGAACTGGGCGCCGCTTCCGACACCGTGGCCGAGGCCCGCACCGCCAACACCGCCGCGCATGTCCTGAGCATCGCCAGGGAGGCCGGCCTGCCGCTGGCCGACCGTGTGGCGGCGCTGGCCCAGCGCACCGCGCTGGACACGCTCGATGGCGCTCCCGTGGCGGTCGAGGTGCTGGTCACCGACCGCCAAGGCAACATCGTGGGCGGTTCCGGCTGGAGCACCCTTTAG
- the cobM gene encoding precorrin-4 C(11)-methyltransferase gives MTVHFIGAGPGAPDLLTLRGRDLIASCPVCLYAGSLVPREIIAHAPPGARIVDTAPLTLDQIVAEFKAAHAAGQDVARLHSGDLSVYSALGEQTRALRELGIPYDITPGVPAFAAASAALGRELTLPEVSQTLILTRTEGRASAMPANETLEVLGRSGATLAIHLSIHVIDRVVERLTPLYGAECPAAVVYRASWPEERVLRGTLADIAAQVAESPMERTALILVGPALGVEDFRCSALYDGSHVRRYRGLGE, from the coding sequence ATGACCGTGCATTTCATCGGCGCCGGACCGGGCGCGCCCGACCTGCTGACCCTGCGCGGGCGCGACCTGATCGCGTCCTGCCCGGTCTGCCTCTACGCCGGGTCGCTGGTGCCCAGGGAAATCATCGCCCACGCCCCGCCGGGCGCCCGGATCGTCGACACCGCCCCACTGACGCTCGACCAGATCGTCGCCGAGTTCAAGGCGGCGCATGCGGCCGGGCAGGACGTGGCGCGGCTGCATTCCGGCGACCTGTCGGTCTACAGCGCGCTGGGCGAGCAGACGCGAGCGTTGCGCGAACTGGGCATCCCCTACGACATCACGCCGGGCGTGCCGGCCTTCGCCGCGGCGTCGGCCGCGCTGGGGCGGGAACTGACCCTGCCGGAGGTCAGCCAGACGCTGATTTTGACACGGACGGAGGGCCGGGCCTCGGCCATGCCGGCGAACGAGACTCTGGAGGTTCTGGGGCGCTCGGGCGCGACGCTGGCCATCCACCTGTCGATCCACGTCATCGACCGGGTGGTGGAGCGGCTGACCCCGCTCTACGGCGCGGAATGCCCGGCGGCGGTGGTCTACCGGGCGAGTTGGCCGGAGGAGCGGGTGCTGCGCGGCACACTGGCGGACATCGCCGCCCAGGTGGCGGAGTCGCCGATGGAGCGCACTGCCCTGATCCTGGTCGGCCCAGCGCTGGGGGTGGAGGATTTCCGGTGCAGCGCGCTCTACGACGGGTCGCACGTGCGCCGCTACCGGGGGCTGGGGGAGTGA
- a CDS encoding cobalamin biosynthesis protein produces the protein MTAARIIAAGIGCRAGCPGDEIAGLVRAAFAEAALDEAARRAVQLAAPMHKRNEAGVADAARLLALPLRFVDDSALAAVQDRVQTCSARVEAAVGVASVAEAAALAAAGPGSTLLLPRRSTPRATCALAISGEVSA, from the coding sequence GTGACGGCGGCTCGAATCATCGCGGCGGGAATCGGTTGCCGAGCGGGCTGCCCTGGCGACGAGATCGCCGGGCTGGTCCGCGCCGCCTTCGCGGAGGCCGCGCTGGACGAGGCCGCGCGCCGCGCCGTGCAATTGGCGGCACCGATGCACAAGCGGAACGAAGCCGGGGTTGCGGACGCGGCGCGCCTGCTCGCCCTTCCGCTCCGGTTCGTTGACGATTCAGCGTTGGCCGCGGTTCAGGACCGTGTGCAGACCTGTTCCGCCCGCGTCGAGGCGGCGGTGGGTGTCGCCTCGGTCGCCGAGGCCGCCGCTCTGGCCGCCGCGGGGCCGGGCTCCACCCTTCTGCTGCCGCGCCGTTCCACCCCGCGCGCCACCTGCGCGCTGGCGATTTCTGGGGAAGTTTCCGCATGA
- the cbiE gene encoding precorrin-6y C5,15-methyltransferase (decarboxylating) subunit CbiE, which produces MISTGPGRWLSVVGIGEDGWDGLSSAARALVEGADLLAGGARHLALVPETTRQERLPWPSPLSDAYPTLLERRGQRVCVLASGDPSWYGIGATLAKLVPVEELSIVPAPSSLSLAAARLGWPLQDCGTLTVHGRPLELVIPHLQPGARLLILSWDGTTPTKLAALLTARGFGPSRLTALESMGGPRERCIVATAEEWSAERVADLNTLAVECVTAPHARALPRTPGLPDDWFEHDGQITKREIRAVTLSWLAPRRGELLWDVGAGSGSISVEWMLSDPTNRAIAIEHKTDRAARIPANAAAFGVPGLDLVRGKAPEALDGLPAPDAVFIGGGLTNDGVLDACWSALKPGGRIVANAATLESEALLIATHKRLGGQLSQIAVSRAAPIGGFTGWRPLMPVTLWLAEKPL; this is translated from the coding sequence ATGATTAGCACAGGACCGGGGCGTTGGCTGAGCGTCGTCGGCATCGGCGAGGACGGGTGGGACGGTCTGTCGTCCGCCGCCCGCGCGCTGGTCGAAGGCGCGGACCTACTGGCCGGCGGTGCCCGCCATCTGGCGCTGGTACCCGAAACCACTCGACAGGAGCGCCTTCCCTGGCCCTCCCCCCTGTCGGACGCCTACCCCACCCTGCTGGAGCGGCGCGGCCAACGGGTCTGCGTGCTGGCGAGCGGCGATCCGTCCTGGTACGGCATCGGCGCCACCCTGGCGAAACTCGTTCCGGTTGAGGAACTGTCGATCGTTCCGGCCCCGTCATCCCTCAGCCTTGCCGCCGCCCGCCTGGGCTGGCCGTTGCAGGACTGCGGCACCCTGACCGTGCACGGACGCCCGCTGGAGCTGGTCATTCCGCATCTGCAACCGGGGGCGCGGCTTCTCATCCTTTCCTGGGACGGAACGACCCCGACCAAGCTGGCGGCTCTGCTGACGGCGCGCGGCTTCGGCCCGTCGCGCCTGACCGCCCTGGAATCCATGGGCGGACCGCGCGAGCGCTGCATCGTTGCGACGGCGGAAGAATGGTCGGCGGAGCGCGTGGCCGACCTGAACACGCTGGCGGTGGAGTGCGTCACCGCGCCCCACGCCCGCGCCCTGCCCCGCACGCCGGGCCTGCCCGACGACTGGTTCGAGCATGACGGCCAGATCACCAAGCGCGAAATCCGCGCCGTCACCCTGTCCTGGCTGGCCCCGCGCCGCGGCGAGCTGCTGTGGGACGTCGGCGCCGGCTCCGGTTCCATCAGCGTCGAATGGATGCTGAGCGATCCAACGAACCGCGCCATCGCCATTGAGCACAAGACCGACCGCGCCGCCCGCATTCCGGCCAACGCCGCCGCCTTCGGCGTGCCGGGGTTGGACTTGGTGCGCGGCAAGGCGCCGGAGGCGCTGGACGGATTGCCGGCGCCGGACGCCGTGTTCATCGGCGGCGGGCTGACCAACGACGGCGTGCTGGACGCCTGCTGGTCGGCGCTGAAGCCCGGCGGGCGGATCGTCGCCAACGCCGCGACGCTGGAAAGCGAGGCGTTGCTGATCGCCACCCACAAGCGGTTGGGCGGGCAACTGTCGCAGATCGCCGTCAGCCGCGCCGCGCCCATCGGCGGCTTCACCGGCTGGCGCCCGCTGATGCCGGTCACGCTGTGGCTGGCGGAGAAACCGTTGTGA